Proteins encoded within one genomic window of Hevea brasiliensis isolate MT/VB/25A 57/8 chromosome 8, ASM3005281v1, whole genome shotgun sequence:
- the LOC110672746 gene encoding U-box domain-containing protein 26 — MPGSLEPLDLSVQIPYHFRCPISLELMRDPVTVSTGQTYDRSSIESWVATGNTTCPVTRSPLTDFTLIPNHTLRRLIQDWCVANRAFGIERIPTPKQPAEPSLVRSLLNQAASESNPYESRLSALRRLRGLARDSDKNRSVISSHNAREIFVNLLFENVANSNSTDLNHEALALLVMFPLTESECVCIASDSERMIYLANLLFNSSIEVRVNSAALIEIVVAGTKSSDLRAQISNVDEIFEGVIEMLKNPISYPRALKIGIKALFALCLAKQTRHRAVAAGAADVLIDRLADFDKCDAERALATIELLCRVPAGCEAFAGHALTVPLLVKTILKISDRATEYAAGTLLALCTASEQSQREAVSAGILTQLLLLVQSDCTDRAKRKAQMLLKLLRDSWPEESSGNSDDFVCSEVVPF, encoded by the coding sequence ATGCCTGGAAGTTTAGAGCCTTTGGATTTAAGTGTTCAGATACCTTACCATTTCAGGTGTCCGATCTCGCTTGAGCTCATGCGTGACCCTGTCACCGTTAGTACCGGTCAGACCTACGACCGCTCCAGTATCGAGTCTTGGGTTGCTACCGGTAACACTACTTGTCCGGTCACTCGGTCTCCTCTCACCGATTTCACTCTCATCCCTAACCATACTCTTCGCCGATTAATCCAGGACTGGTGTGTCGCTAACCGTGCTTTTGGTATTGAACGCATCCCCACCCCGAAACAGCCGGCGGAGCCGAGTTTGGTTAGGTCTTTGTTGAACCAGGCTGCGTCTGAGTCTAATCCTTATGAGTCTCGTCTCTCTGCTCTCCGTCGACTCAGAGGACTCGCTCGTGACTCGGACAAGAACAGGTCTGTTATTTCTTCTCATAACGCACGAGAAATATTCGTTAACCTTCTTTTTGAGAACGTTGCGAATTCTAATTCGACGGATTTGAACCACGAGGCTTTGGCACTTCTGGTTATGTTTCCGCTCACTGAGTCAGAGTGTGTGTGCATAGCTTCAGACTCGGAGAGAATGATCTACTTAGCGAATCtcttgtttaattcatcaatCGAAGTCCGAGTCAACTCGGCTGCACTCATTGAAATCGTGGTTGCCGGAACAAAATCCTCAGATCTTCGCGCTCAAATCAGCAACGTAGACGAAATCTTCGAAGGAGTAATTGAAATGCTAAAGAACCCTATCTCTTATCCTCGTGCTCTCAAGATTGGCATAAAAGCACTATTCGCCTTGTGCCTCGCAAAGCAGACCAGGCATAGAGCTGTAGCTGCCGGAGCGGCGGACGTTCTAATCGATAGACTGGCCGATTTCGACAAATGCGACGCGGAGAGAGCGTTAGCCACCATAGAGCTGCTGTGCAGAGTGCCAGCTGGGTGCGAGGCGTTTGCGGGGCACGCGCTGACGGTGCCGTTGCTAGTGAAGACGATATTGAAAATATCTGACAGGGCAACAGAGTACGCAGCGGGAACGTTGCTAGCTCTGTGCACGGCGTCGGAGCAGAGCCAAAGGGAGGCGGTGAGCGCTGGGATATTAACACAGCTGTTGTTACTGGTACAGAGTGACTGTACGGATAGGGCAAAGAGGAAGGCGCAGATGTTGCTAAAATTGCTTCGGGACTCGTGGCCTGAGGAATCCTCGGGGAATTCCGATGATTTTGTTTGCAGTGAGGTCGTACCATTTTGA